Sequence from the Rhodanobacter sp. genome:
GGCCATCTTCAGCGCGGTGTAGTAGCGCACCGCCTCCACCTCGCTCAGGCCGAACGCGCGCAACGAGATCAGTTCGCGCATGCGGTCGTCCTTCGGCAGAATCAGCACCTTGGCGTCGTTCAAGGTGATGCCGAATACCGAGAGGAACGCGCTCATGTGCTCCTTCAGCAGCTCGACCACCTCGTGGATGTGCTCGTTGATCTTCTCCATCGGCGTGACCTGCACGACCTGATTGATCGCCTGCTCCACCACCGGCGCGGCATAGGCCGCCACTTCGTCGGCCTTGATGTAGTGCCCGCTGAAAGGCATGTGCGTGGTGAGCTTGAGCGCGTCGTCCTTGCTGTCGACGTGGATGTAGTAGTCGACCTGGTAGACCATCTCGGCCATCTCCGCCGAGGTGGCCACGCCGCTGGCGCGCACCAGCAGCTTGGCGCGGTTCACGTACAGCACTTCGTACTGCCACGGCGAGTTGCCGCCGAAGAAACCGGTGACGAAACCGCCCAGCAGCGGCTTGTCGGGTGTCTGGATCGGATACTGCCCGGTGTCGTACACGCCGAGCACCGCACCGCGCGACTTGAGTACGGCGAAATGGTTGGCCTCCACCGTCAACAGACTGCCCGAGATGATGCTTGCGTCCGGATAGTGGTAGGCCATCACGTCCGGCCCCATGATGTCGGTGCCGTTGTCCTGCAGGGTCGAGATCACTTGCCGCGTCAGTGCCATGGTCATTCCTTCGTGGTTGGATGGTGTGCGCCTGTCCCTGGCCTGATCCCTGCCGCGCTGGATCGACCCGGCGATGTCGACAATACGCATTCCCGATTATGGGCCAGCACGCGGCGCAAGTTCTTGGCAGCCGGATTCGCCAGGATGGCATGCTGCGCGGGCCGGATTCTTCGAAACGTGCGAGGTCAGCCATGTCCTTCCTGCAAGCCGCACCGCAATTGCCGCATCCCTGGCGCAGCGAGCGCCTGCTGCACGCGCTGCTCGACCGCGTCCTTCCGCACCCGCGCCGCGCTGCGCTGGACGCCGACCTCGACGCACTGGGCGACTACGCGCTGGCCGCATGGCAACGCACCGCCACGACCACGCGGCGCAAGCCGGTGCTGACGCAATGGGATGCGTGGGGTCGACGCGTGGACCGCATCGAGCTGACCACAGCCTGGCAGGAGGGCCCTCATGTCACCACGCGTCATGCGGTGCTCGCCAGCGGCCACGAACACCACGGGCACGCGCGGCTGGAGCAATTCGCGCGCGTCTACCTCTACCACGTGGCCAGCGAGTTCTACACCTGTCCGCTGGCGATGACCGACGGCGCGGCGACGGCGCTCAAGGCGTCCGGCAACCGCGCGCTGATCGAACGCGCGTTGCCGCATTTCCTCAGCCGCGATGCAGACACGTTCTGGCTCAGCGGCCAATGGATGACCGAGACACACGGCGGCTCCGACGTGGGCCACACCGAGACCATGGCGCGGCAGGACGCCGACGGCCAGTGGCGCCTGCATGGCCGCAAGTGGTTCAGCTCGGCCGTGGTGGGCGAGGCGGCATTGGCGCTGGCGCGCCCCGAAGGCGCCGGCAACGGCTCCGGCGCGCTGGCGTTGTTCTACGTGGAGACGATGGACGGCACGGCGCGCAAACCGCAGCTTGTCATCGACCGCCTGAAGGACAAGCTGGGCACGCAGGAACTGCCCACCGCCGAAATCCATCTCGACGGCCTGCCCGCGTGGCCGCTGGGGGAGTTATCGAACGGTGTGCGCCAGATCGCGCCGATGCTCAATGTCACGCGCACCTGGAATGCGGTCTGCGCCATCGCCAGCATGGCGCGGGCGATCGCGCTGGCGCGCGACTACGCCACGCGCCGGCAGGCCTTCGGCCGTCCGCTGATCGAACAACCGCTGCACGCGCAGACGCTGGCCGACATGCAGGCCGAGTTCGAGGGCGCGTTCGCGCTGGCCTTCGAGGTGGCGCAGTTGCTGGGCCGCGTGGAACACGGCGGCGCCGCGCCGCACGAAGCCGCGCTGCTACGCCTGCTCACGCCGCTGGCCAAGCTGTGGACCGGCAAGCTGGCGGTGCGCCTCTGCTCCGAGGCGCTGGAATGCTTCGGCGGCGCCGGCTACATCGAGGACACCGGCCTGCCGCAACTGCTGCGCGACGCGCAGGTGTACGCGATCTGGGAAGGCACCACCAACGTGTTGTCGCTGGACGCACTGCGCGCGCTGGCAGGCGATGGATTCGGCGCGTTGCGCACGGCCGTCGCCGCATGGCAACAGGGCGGCGATCCGCATGCCGCCTTCGCCATCGACGCCGCGCTGGATGCCGCCGCCACCCATCTCGACACCGCGCCCGCGCAGCGCACCACGCTGGAAGCCGGCGCGCGCGGCATCGCGCTCACCCTGGCGCGCTGCGCGGCGGCGGCCCTGCTGGCGCGACAGGCGGCGTGGTCGCAGGCGCGCGGCGATGTGCGTCCCGCCGCGGCGCTGCGCCGCTTCCTCGGCCACGGCCTGCTGCAGCTGGCGGATGTCGCCACGGACGACACAACTTTGTTGTCAGGCGACTGATGAAGTGAAGATCGTGCGCATCCGATCTGCCAACTTGCCAATTACCCTAATCGGGTATCTACTTACCCTAAATGAGTAAGAAAGCCGTCAATCACTCCACATCCCTTACCCACAGGCCCACATCGCGCGCAGCGCGTGCGCGCAGCAGCGTGGCCGATGCGCTGTTCACCACAACCCAGCAACGCATGCTGTCCCTGCTGTTCGGTCAACCACATCGCAGCTTCTTCACCAAGGAGCTGATCGATCTGGCAGGCGGTGGTCGCGGAGCTGTGCAGCGCGAACTGGCGCGCCTGCTGGAAAGCGGACTGATCGTGCAGACGATGCTGGGCAACCAGAAGCACTACCAAGCCAATGCACAAGCTCCAATTTTTTCCGAGCTATGTAGCATCGTCGCCAAGATGCTCGGTCCTGCGGATATCGTGCGTGCAGCGCTTGCTCCGCTCACACACGACTTGCAACTGGCCTTGTTGTACGGTTCGGTCGCCAAACGCGAGGACACCGCGATGAGCGATATCGACCTGCTACTGGTTTCCAATACGCTGACGCTGGAGCAGGTCTATGCCGCCCTGGCTCCGGCAGAGAAACAACTGGCTCGCCCCGTCAGCCCCACGCTCTATACGCAGGCCGAGTTCCGCAAGCGGTTGGCACAAAACAATCCCTTCCTCACCAAACTGCTGGCTGGCGGCATCATCGCGTTGATCGGGAACAAGAACGATGTCAGCGCCGCTGAATAATTTGGTTCGTATCGGTCAGCTCAAGGCTGAGCCACCGGCGCAAGCCGAATTCGACGGCTTGCTACGCTCCGGCCGCATACGGTTGCAGGATGCACAAAACCCGGCATTGAGCTTGGAAAGCCGCTTCGATCTGGCCTACAACGCTGCACATGCGCTGTCCTTGGCTGCGCTGCGTTGGCATGGATACCGATCGGAGAACCGTTATCAGGTCTTCCAATGCCTGACCCACACGCTGGCGCTGGACGCCGTGCAGTGGCGGGTACTCGATCAAGCCCATCGCAAGCGCAATCTGGCCGAATACGAAGGCGACCTGGATGTGGACGATGCTCTGGTCGAGGCGCTGGTACGCGTGACTTTCACCGTGTCCGAGCTTGTTGGAGCCTTGGGACCGGTGCCAGTGGCCTGACACGTTTTGCGTCAATGGCTTCGATCATGCCGCTGCTCCACCTGCATTTGAACGGCACGGACGACACCGCCGTGCTGTCAGGCGGCTAAAATGTGCACTTTCACCATCGGCGCAGCGACCATGCAGCATCTCACCATCGTCACCACCGGCGGCACCATCGACAAGATCTACTTCGACGACAAGTCGGACTACAAGATCGGTGCGCCGCAGATCGGCGAGATCCTCGGCCAGCTCGGCGTGGCCTTCCAGTTCGACGTGATCCCGATCCTGCGCAAGGACAGCCTGCACGTGACCGACGAGGACCGCACGCTGATCCGCTCCACCATCGAGGCGCAGCCGCACCGCCACGTGCTGGTGACCCACGGCACCGACACCATGGTGGAAACCGCCAAGGTACTGGCCGCCATCCCCGGCAAGGTGATCGTGCTCACCGGCGCGCTGAACCCCGCGCGTTTCCAGGGCTCGGACGCGGTGTTCAACATCGGCTGCGCGGTGGCTGCGGTGCAGACCCTGCCCGACGGCGTGTACATCGCCATGAACGGGCGCGTGTGGGACCCGGCGAAGGTTCGCAAGAACCGGGCGGAGAACCGCTTCGAGGAAGCGAAGGCATGAAAAAAGGCCCGGCCGCCCGGCCGGGCCCGTACGAAAAACGGCGGACCGTCCCTGGCCCGCCGGAGGGTGTTACCAACTGGCCTTCAGCGACACGCCGGAGAACGCCGCGTAGCCCTGCAGCAGGATGTAGTAGGTGCCCGAGGCATTGCTGAACGAGCAGCTTTCGCTGTTGCCGGTCTTGTACGGACGGCAGTCGTAGCTGGAGGTGGTCGGCGCCGAGCCCTTCTTCACGTACAGGTCGACGTCGCCGCTGCCGCCGGAGGTGGCGATGGTGAGGTTGCTGCCCGAAGGCACGGTCACCGTGTAGCTCAGCGTCTTGCCCTGGGCAGCCGCGAGGCCGGTCACCGGCACGCCGTTCTGCAGGCCGCCGCTGCCGCCGCCGCTAGTGCCACCCGTGCTCCACGACGCCTTCACCGTGACGCCCGAGTAGGCCGAGTAGCCGTGCACCTTGATGTAGTACTTGCCCGCGCTGGGCGAGGCCACAGTGCAGCTCTCGCTGTTGCCGGCCTTGTACGGACGGCAGTCGTAGCTGGAGGTGGTCGGCGCGCTGCCGAACTTGGTGTAGAGGTCGGCATCGCCGCTGCCGCCGGAAATCGACATCACCAGGTTGCTGGCGCCGGCCGGCACGTTGACGAAGAAGTCGGTGTCCGCACCCGCGGCGCCCGACACGCCGCCCACGCCGACGTTGTTCTGCAGCTCGGTGGCGCCGCCGCCCGTGCCGCCGCCTCCGGTGCCCGGGCAGGTCACGCCCACGGCGGTGAACGCCGCGACCACGTCGTTGGCGTTGTAGCCGAGGTCGGTGGCCGCCGACTCCACGCCGCAGGCGCCGGAGTTGAACGTGGCGGTGGCCGTCCAGTAGCTCTTGTTGGCGAGCGCGAAGGACTGGAAGGCCTTCTTCACGTCCCAACCGGAGGTCTTGGCCAGCACGCAGAACGCCTTGTTGTACACGCCGCTGGAGTAATGCACGTCGAGGCTGGAGGTGTAGTTCGCCGCGTTGTCGATGGAGCCGCCGTCCTGCGTGGGGTTGCACATGTAGCGCAGCGCGTCGCCCAGGCCGGCGCTGGTCTTGACGATGTCCGCGCCCACCAGGAAGTCGGCGTGGCCGCGGTCATAGAACTCGGCCGCCTCGCCGGCGATGTCCGAGAACGCCTCGTTCATGCCGCCGGACTGGCCGCTGTATTCGAGGTTGGAGTTCTGCTCGGTGAAGCCGTGGCTGATCTCGTGGCTGGTCACGTCCAGCGACACCAGCGGGTAGAAATTGCTGGCGCCGTCGCCGAAGTTCATCGCGCTGCCGTCCCAGAACGCGTTCTCGTAGTTCGACTTGTAGTGCACGTTCATGCGCAGCTGCATGTTGAGCGGCGCGGCGCCCATGTAGGCCGCGTACATGTCGTGCACCACCCCGCCGAAGTGGTGGGCGTCGTTGACCGGCGAGTAGGCGCCGTTGATGGCGTCGGTGTCGCTGTTGGGGCAGGTGAAACTGACGATGCTGCCGCCGCTGGTCCCTTTGTTCAGGTTGTAGGTGACGACGTTGGTGTTCTGCAGCTTGCAGGTGCTGCCCGACTGGGTGACGTCCAGCGCAGGGTAATCCGTGCCGTAGATGTACTTGCCGGTCTTCTGGTTGCCGCCGGGGCCGGTGGCCGAGGCGTCGGTGAGACCCTCCCAGCTTTTGATGACTTCACCGGAGTTGGCGTCGACGATGGCGGTTGGGCGCGTGGGCGTGCTGCTGTTGACGAAGTAGGACACGCGGTAGACCAGCCGCGCCGTGCCGTCGTCCATCGGATACACGAACAGCTCGGCCTGCTGGTTGTTCATCGTGGCGCCGCCCATCAGCATGGTCTGCGCATGCGCCTGGAGCGCGGCGATGGCGCGGTCGGCGCCCAGCTTCGGCGCCACCGAGGCCAGGCCAACCGGCGTGCCCTGCATCAGTTCGCCGGTGGCGCGCAGCGCGTTGCCCTGCGCATCCTGCACCACGGCGATGCTGCGGCCGTAGATCGGCACTCCACGGTACATCTGCTGCTGGCGAATCACCTTGCGGCCGTTGGCGACGGCGGCGGCCGTGCCGTGCGGCGCGAGCGTCATCTGCGCGGCGAGACCGAGGTGGCTGGCCAGGGTATTGGCCGGCACCGCGCCAAGGCTTTGCGCGCGCAGCACCTGCGTGGTGGCCGCCGTGGCCATCGAGGCCGCGGCCATGCCGATGGCGGCAACCAGCAGTTTCAAGCGGTAATCGTTGAGCATCCTGAACTCCTAGACATTTTTTGGAGGCAAGCCGACCCGATGCGGCCGGTCAGGCCCCACGCAAGAATTTCCGTGCGAGGCACGGTCCCCATTCAATTGCTGTCTAGCGATTCCGAAGCCGCGCCGGCTTACTGCTCCCCCATGGCATCCCTTGCCAGACAGTGCGCACGACGAACGACGGCATAGCGGCATTGGCACACCGCATCGGAACCATCCGCCGCCCCCATGTCCCACGGCGAATCCGTGAAAGCTATTTCTTGCGAAAAGATTTCGCAACATATTTCGATGCTGCTGCGCACGAAGCTTGACGCGGATCACGCCGTGCGCGCCGCGCCAACGCGGATCAGAGCATCCCGGTTTCCAGCTTCGCCAGCTCGGACATCATCGAGTGGTTCCACGGCGGGTCGAACACCAGGTCGATGTCGGCCTCGGCCACGGTGGGGATCATCTCCAGCTTGGTGCGGGCGTCGTCCACCAGGATGTCGCCCATGCCGCAGCCGGGTGCGGTGAGGGTGAGCTTGACGTAGACCTTGCGCTGGCCGTCCTCGCGCTGTTCGAGGCTCAAGTCGTAGACCAGGCCGAGCTCGACCACGTTCACCGGGATCTCCGGATCGAACACGGTGCGCAATTGGTCCCAGCAGAGCCTTTCCACGTCGGCGTCGGTGGCGTCGGCCGGCACCTCGATCGGCGGCGGCGGCTCTTTGCCCAGCGCGTCGGCGTCCTTGCCCGCGATGCGGAACAGGTTGCCTTCCACGTACACGGTGAAGCTGCCGCCCAGCGCCTGGGTGATGTAGCCGATCTGGCCGGCCGGCAGGTTCACCGTCTCGCCCTGCGGCACCATCACCGCCTCGCAGTCGCGCGCCAGGGTGAAGGGTTCGCTGCTCAAACTGAAACCACTCATGCCACTCGCCAATCCGTCGTCAATGATGGGCGCCGTGTGGCGCGCCAGACTCTCTATTATGCCGCGCCGCGCCGCTGCCGGCCCGCCCCGGATCAGGGCCGGCGCGATGGATGGCAAGCCGCGCACCGCCCGGGCAACGGCGAGGCCGCTGCGGCGACAGGCTATGATCGGTGTTTTGCCTGCTGGATCGATGCATGCGCCACTTCCCTTCACCCCGTCGCTCGCCATGAAGCCGCGCGCCGTTCTGCTGTTCGTGTTCGGACTGTTCTGCGCCGCGATGATGGGCCTGGCCGTGGGCGCGGCGTGGATGGTGCTGGCGATGTACCTGCACCGATCCGCCGCGTGGCTGGCATTGCCGGCGGGTGCCGTGCTGGCGTGGGCGGTCCGCCATTGGGTGCGCCGCCCCGGCAAGGGTGCGGCCGTGATGGCGGCCTTCGCCACCGCGCTGGCCGCGCTTTATTTCAACGTGCTGATGGCCGCGATCCTGCTCGCCGGCAATTTCGACATGGGCCTCACCGAGGCGCTGCGCACCGCTGGCGTCGGCATGCTGCTCACGCTGGCGCGGCTGGGCATGGGGCCAGCCGATCTTGCCGGGTATGCGCTGGGCGCGCTGCTGGCCGCGTGGCTGGCCTGGCGCCGGGTGCGGTGACGCCTGCGGCCATCCGTGGCCCGCACGCTTCAGCTCAGGCGTCGAGCGCCTTCAGCTCGCTCACCAGTTGCCCCGCGGCGGCCTGGCCGTCGCCGTAGAGCATGCGGGTGTTGTCGGCGTAGAACAGCGCGTTCTCGATGCCGGCGAAGCCGGTGCCCTTGCCGCGCTTGACCACGATCACGTGCCTCGCGGCGGCCACGTCGAGGATGGGCATGCCGTAGATCGGCGAGGACGGATCGGTCTTCGCCATCGGGTTGACCACGTCGTTGGCGCCGATCACCAGCACCACGTCGGTATTGGGGAACTCGGGGTTGATGTCGTCCATGTCCTCGATCAGGTCGTAGGGCACGCCCGCCTCGGCCAGCAGCACGTTCATGTGGCCCGGCATGCGGCCGGCGACCGGGTGGATGGCGAACTTCACCTTCACGCCGCGCGCGATCAGCAGCTTGGCGAACTCCCACACCTTGTGCTGCGCCTGCGCCACCGCCATGCCGTAGCCGGGCACGATGGCCACGCGCTCGGCGTAGGCCATCATCACCGCCGCGTCGGCGGCCTCGATCGGCTTCTGGCTGCCGGAAATCTCCTGCCCGGCCGTGCCAGCCGCCGCGCCGAAGCTGCCAAACAGCACGTTGCCCAGCGAGCGGTTCATCGCCTTGGCCATCAGCTGGGTCAGCAGGGTGCCGGCCGCGCCCACCACCATGCCGGCGATGATCATCGCCTCGTTGCCCAGCACGTAGCCCTCGAACGCCACCGCCAGCCCGGTAAAGGCGTTGTAGAGCGAGATCACCACCGGCATGTCGGCGCCGCCGATGGGCAAGGTCATCAGCAGGCCGAACAGCAGCGAAAACAGGAAGAAGCCGGCGATCACCGGCATCGTCAGGTCGCCGCCGACCAGCATCGCGCCGTGCACCACCGCCAGCAGCAGGATCAACAGGTTGACCGCACGCTGGCCGGGGAACACGAAGCGCCGGTCCATCCAGCCCTGCAGCTTGGCGAAGGCGACCAGGGAGCCGGAAAAGCTCACCGAACCGATCAGCGCCCCCAGCACGCCCAGCCCCAGCGCCACCGGCGACAGCGCGGCCAGCTGGTGCATGGCATCCGGCGCCCAGCTTTCCGGGCGCAGCGGCGCGGTGTCGGGCACCGCCAGCACGGCACGCTGCACGTGCGCCACCAGTTCCGCCGCGCCGATGCCCGCCGCCGCGCCGCCGCCCATGCCGTTGTACAGCGCCACCATCTGCGGCATCGCGGTCATCGCCACCCGGCGCCCGCTCCACCACGCCGCGGCCACGCCGAGCAGCACCGCGGCGAGGATCAGGCCACGGTTGTGCATGTCCGGCAGCGCGAAGGTGGCCAGCACCGCCAGCAGCATGCCCACGCCCGCCCACACGATGCCGCCGCGCGCGGTGCGCGGCGAACTCATGCGCTTCAGGCCCAGGATGAACAGCAGCGCAGCAAGGAAATAACAGGCCTTGACCAGCTCGGGTAGCCAGCTCATGCCTTGTCCCCCGGCTTGCCGGCGCTGGGTTTGAACATCTCCAGCATGCGTTCGGTGACCACGTAGCCGCCGGCGGCATTGCCGGCGCCCAGCAGCACCGCAAGGAAACCCAGCGCGGTCTCGAACGGCGTGGAAGCGTGTCCCAGCGCTATCATGGCGCCTACCAGCACGATGCCGTGAACGAAGTTGGAACCCGACATCAGCGGCGTGTGCAGGATCACCGGCACCCGCGCGATGATTTCGTGGCCGGTAAACGCAGCCAGCATGAAGATGTACAGCGCCAGGAACCCGTCGATCATGACCCCACCCCGCCAGGACACCGTTGTCCCCGCATCATACGGGTGCCGGTCAACCCGCGCGAGGGTGCCGCGTTGAACAGCGGTGTCGATCCCTTGGAGCCCAGGCATGCATCAGCCGACGATGCGGGCGAGGCGCCCATGAACGGTCTCGCCGGCACATTCGAAGCCGAACTGCTGGACGCCGCTGCGCAGGCGGCCCCGGCCACGCTCGACGCCTTCCTGGCCCAGGTGGAACGGCGCGCCTTCCGCGTAGCGGAGCTGAACCTGCGCAACCGCGAGGATGCGCTGGACGCAGTGCAGGACGCCATGCTGCGGCTGGTCAAGCACTACCGCGACAAGCCGGCCATCGAGTGGGCGCCGCTGTTCTGGGGCATCCTGCGCCGGCGCATCGTCGATCTGCAGCGCCGCCGCAAGGTGCGCTCGATCGTGGTGGGCTGGCTGGGCGGCGGACGCGACGACGAGGGCGACGAGTTGCCCAGTTGGGACCCGGCCGACCACGGGCCCGAACCGCTGGATCGCCTGCAGGACGCGCATGCGTGGAACGACCTCGGCGCCGCGCTGCGCAACCTGCCGCAACGCCAGCGCGAGGCCTTCACCTTGCGCATGCTGGAAGAACTGGACGTGGCGGAGACCGCACGGGCCATGGGCTGCTCCGAGGGCAGCGTGAAAACGCATTTGTCGCGGGCCATGCAAAGGCTGCGCGAGCAACTGGAGGACTGGCGATGAACACGCCGGACAACGACATGTCGAAGATCCCGCTGGAACAACGCGCCCGCGAGCTGTACCGCGAAGCGGCGCGCAACCTCGATCCGGCCACCGCAGGCCGCCTGCGCGCCGCACGCCGCGAAGCCCTGGCCGGCACGCGGCGCGCGGCGCACCCTGTCGCGCGCTGGCTGGTGCCGTCCGGCGCCTGTGCGGCCATTGCCCTGGCCGCCCTGCTGGCACGGCCGTCCGCGCCGCTTCCCGGCGACCTGGCGCCGACCGCGTCCACCGCCGCCGTCACCGGCGAAACCGACAATTCGCTGCCGCCCGATCCCGAGCAGGCCGACCCCAACCTGTACCAGAACCTCGACTTCTACGGTTGGCTGGCCGCCAACGGCAGCGCGCCGGCCTCCACGCACTGACCCATGGCCTCGCCCATCCGCGCATTGCTCTCGCTCGCCCTCGCCGCCCTGCTCGGCGTCGCCGTCGCGCCCGCGCTGCATGCGCAGGCGGCGCCGACCCGCTGGGACAGCCTTACGCCTGCCCAGCGCGACGTGCTGGCGCCGTTGCAGCAGGACTGGAACAACCTGCCACCCAAGCGCCAGCAGCATCTGCTGGAGAAGAGCCAGCAGTGGGTAAACCTGCCGCCCGCCAAGCGCGAGCAGATCCGTGAGCGCATCGCGCGCTGG
This genomic interval carries:
- a CDS encoding M4 family metallopeptidase, which produces MLNDYRLKLLVAAIGMAAASMATAATTQVLRAQSLGAVPANTLASHLGLAAQMTLAPHGTAAAVANGRKVIRQQQMYRGVPIYGRSIAVVQDAQGNALRATGELMQGTPVGLASVAPKLGADRAIAALQAHAQTMLMGGATMNNQQAELFVYPMDDGTARLVYRVSYFVNSSTPTRPTAIVDANSGEVIKSWEGLTDASATGPGGNQKTGKYIYGTDYPALDVTQSGSTCKLQNTNVVTYNLNKGTSGGSIVSFTCPNSDTDAINGAYSPVNDAHHFGGVVHDMYAAYMGAAPLNMQLRMNVHYKSNYENAFWDGSAMNFGDGASNFYPLVSLDVTSHEISHGFTEQNSNLEYSGQSGGMNEAFSDIAGEAAEFYDRGHADFLVGADIVKTSAGLGDALRYMCNPTQDGGSIDNAANYTSSLDVHYSSGVYNKAFCVLAKTSGWDVKKAFQSFALANKSYWTATATFNSGACGVESAATDLGYNANDVVAAFTAVGVTCPGTGGGGTGGGATELQNNVGVGGVSGAAGADTDFFVNVPAGASNLVMSISGGSGDADLYTKFGSAPTTSSYDCRPYKAGNSESCTVASPSAGKYYIKVHGYSAYSGVTVKASWSTGGTSGGGSGGLQNGVPVTGLAAAQGKTLSYTVTVPSGSNLTIATSGGSGDVDLYVKKGSAPTTSSYDCRPYKTGNSESCSFSNASGTYYILLQGYAAFSGVSLKASW
- a CDS encoding NAD(P)(+) transhydrogenase (Re/Si-specific) subunit beta is translated as MSWLPELVKACYFLAALLFILGLKRMSSPRTARGGIVWAGVGMLLAVLATFALPDMHNRGLILAAVLLGVAAAWWSGRRVAMTAMPQMVALYNGMGGGAAAGIGAAELVAHVQRAVLAVPDTAPLRPESWAPDAMHQLAALSPVALGLGVLGALIGSVSFSGSLVAFAKLQGWMDRRFVFPGQRAVNLLILLLAVVHGAMLVGGDLTMPVIAGFFLFSLLFGLLMTLPIGGADMPVVISLYNAFTGLAVAFEGYVLGNEAMIIAGMVVGAAGTLLTQLMAKAMNRSLGNVLFGSFGAAAGTAGQEISGSQKPIEAADAAVMMAYAERVAIVPGYGMAVAQAQHKVWEFAKLLIARGVKVKFAIHPVAGRMPGHMNVLLAEAGVPYDLIEDMDDINPEFPNTDVVLVIGANDVVNPMAKTDPSSPIYGMPILDVAAARHVIVVKRGKGTGFAGIENALFYADNTRMLYGDGQAAAGQLVSELKALDA
- a CDS encoding asparaginase domain-containing protein, which produces MCTFTIGAATMQHLTIVTTGGTIDKIYFDDKSDYKIGAPQIGEILGQLGVAFQFDVIPILRKDSLHVTDEDRTLIRSTIEAQPHRHVLVTHGTDTMVETAKVLAAIPGKVIVLTGALNPARFQGSDAVFNIGCAVAAVQTLPDGVYIAMNGRVWDPAKVRKNRAENRFEEAKA
- a CDS encoding RNA polymerase sigma factor, whose protein sequence is MNGLAGTFEAELLDAAAQAAPATLDAFLAQVERRAFRVAELNLRNREDALDAVQDAMLRLVKHYRDKPAIEWAPLFWGILRRRIVDLQRRRKVRSIVVGWLGGGRDDEGDELPSWDPADHGPEPLDRLQDAHAWNDLGAALRNLPQRQREAFTLRMLEELDVAETARAMGCSEGSVKTHLSRAMQRLREQLEDWR
- the sufT gene encoding putative Fe-S cluster assembly protein SufT, yielding MSGFSLSSEPFTLARDCEAVMVPQGETVNLPAGQIGYITQALGGSFTVYVEGNLFRIAGKDADALGKEPPPPIEVPADATDADVERLCWDQLRTVFDPEIPVNVVELGLVYDLSLEQREDGQRKVYVKLTLTAPGCGMGDILVDDARTKLEMIPTVAEADIDLVFDPPWNHSMMSELAKLETGML
- a CDS encoding proton-translocating transhydrogenase family protein, which translates into the protein MIDGFLALYIFMLAAFTGHEIIARVPVILHTPLMSGSNFVHGIVLVGAMIALGHASTPFETALGFLAVLLGAGNAAGGYVVTERMLEMFKPSAGKPGDKA